In Companilactobacillus allii, one genomic interval encodes:
- a CDS encoding universal stress protein, which translates to MDELKEYKVSKIEYSKILICVDSDDFTSSKNAFNYACSLARHYGAELGIASVLETGDLNIFQSLDPEVLKDRRNEIKELLESYGQKAKTYGVENVHLMVTEGNPGSVIVEKVIPSFKPDLVIVGVEEKNRHRNTIGSQASKIVNNSRVSVSVIR; encoded by the coding sequence ATGGATGAATTAAAAGAATACAAGGTAAGTAAAATTGAGTATTCCAAGATTTTGATTTGTGTGGATTCAGATGATTTCACATCGTCGAAAAATGCCTTTAATTACGCCTGTTCTTTGGCGAGACATTATGGTGCTGAACTAGGAATAGCGTCAGTATTGGAGACAGGAGATCTGAATATATTTCAGTCACTTGATCCAGAGGTATTAAAAGACCGCCGTAATGAAATTAAAGAGTTGCTTGAATCATATGGACAAAAAGCTAAGACATATGGTGTAGAAAACGTACACCTAATGGTTACAGAAGGTAATCCCGGATCAGTTATTGTTGAAAAAGTGATACCAAGCTTCAAACCAGATTTAGTAATCGTCGGAGTAGAAGAGAAGAATCGCCATCGTAATACGATAGGTTCACAGGCATCAAAAATTGTAAATAATTCTAGAGTTTCCGTTAGTGTTATTAGATAA
- a CDS encoding SDR family oxidoreductase — translation MSVENKVVVITGASSGIGEATAKLLASNGAKVVLGARREEKLAKIVADIESAGGTAAYKVTDVRDPKEVSALVQLANDKYGKLDVIFNNAGIMPSSPISALHTDEWNDMIDINIKGVLNGVAAVMPEFTKQKHGHIITTSSVAGINSYPGAGVYGATKFAVRNLMEVIRMESAQEGTNIRTSTLYPAAINTELLNTITDKDARKGMDALYNQVGIAPISIARVVQFAIDQPEEVNVNEFTIYPTKQA, via the coding sequence ATGTCAGTAGAAAATAAAGTAGTCGTAATTACAGGAGCATCATCAGGAATCGGTGAAGCTACCGCAAAGTTATTAGCAAGTAACGGTGCAAAGGTTGTATTAGGTGCCCGTCGTGAGGAAAAACTCGCAAAAATCGTAGCAGATATTGAATCCGCCGGTGGCACTGCAGCTTATAAAGTAACAGATGTTCGTGATCCAAAAGAAGTCTCAGCACTAGTTCAATTGGCCAATGATAAATATGGTAAGTTAGATGTTATTTTTAACAATGCCGGTATCATGCCATCTTCACCAATCAGTGCCTTACACACAGATGAATGGAATGACATGATCGACATCAACATAAAAGGTGTTTTGAATGGTGTTGCCGCAGTTATGCCAGAATTCACTAAACAAAAACATGGCCACATTATTACAACTTCATCAGTTGCTGGAATCAATAGTTACCCCGGTGCTGGAGTTTATGGAGCTACTAAGTTTGCTGTTAGAAACTTGATGGAAGTTATCCGTATGGAAAGTGCTCAAGAAGGTACAAATATCAGAACTTCTACACTATATCCAGCCGCAATCAATACAGAATTGTTGAACACAATTACTGATAAAGATGCAAGAAAAGGTATGGATGCATTGTATAACCAAGTTGGAATCGCTCCAATTTCAATTGCTAGAGTAGTTCAATTCGCCATTGACCAACCAGAAGAAGTCAATGTTAATGAATTTACAATTTACCCTACAAAACAAGCTTAA
- a CDS encoding cupin domain-containing protein: protein MAKFEELKDEGVFPVGDKNEAYAKYFIGQSYLQNLVSSDDNIDVSVGNVTFEPGCRNDWHIHHDGFQILLVTGGTGWYQEAGKPAQLLKQGDVVAIHEGVKHWHGATKDSWFSHVAITKGTSEWLEKVSDAEYAKLG, encoded by the coding sequence ATGGCAAAATTTGAAGAATTAAAGGACGAGGGCGTATTTCCAGTTGGAGATAAGAATGAAGCCTATGCAAAATACTTTATCGGACAAAGTTATCTACAGAATTTAGTATCATCAGATGACAATATCGATGTTTCCGTTGGAAATGTAACTTTTGAGCCGGGATGTCGTAATGATTGGCATATTCATCATGATGGTTTCCAAATACTTCTAGTAACTGGTGGAACAGGCTGGTATCAAGAAGCTGGAAAACCAGCTCAACTATTGAAGCAAGGTGACGTAGTTGCAATCCATGAAGGCGTTAAACATTGGCATGGTGCAACAAAGGATAGCTGGTTTAGTCATGTGGCTATTACAAAAGGAACTTCAGAATGGCTAGAAAAAGTCAGCGACGCAGAGTACGCAAAATTAGGTTAA
- a CDS encoding ABC transporter ATP-binding protein codes for MAYIEVKNEYKRYQMGETQIIANDDLTFDIKRGELTVILGPSGAGKSTVLNILGGMDTPSDGQVIIDGTDIAQFSERQLTEYRRNDVGFVFQFYNLIPNLTTKENVELASAIVDDALDATEVLNQVGLSGRIDNFPSQLSGGEQQRVAIARALAKNPKLLLCDEPTGALDYETGKQVLTLLQDASHKDNKTVVIITHNSALAAMADRIIRINDAKVRSVEDNSTPTPVQDIEW; via the coding sequence ATGGCATATATTGAAGTCAAAAATGAGTACAAACGTTATCAAATGGGTGAAACACAGATTATTGCTAACGATGATTTAACATTTGATATCAAACGTGGAGAACTTACTGTGATATTGGGCCCCAGTGGTGCCGGTAAATCTACAGTCCTTAATATATTGGGTGGAATGGATACTCCTAGTGATGGTCAAGTTATTATTGATGGAACTGATATCGCACAATTTTCAGAACGTCAATTGACTGAATATCGCCGAAACGACGTTGGTTTTGTTTTTCAATTTTATAATTTGATCCCTAACCTAACTACTAAAGAAAACGTTGAGTTAGCTTCAGCAATTGTTGATGATGCACTAGATGCAACAGAGGTTTTGAATCAAGTTGGCTTGAGCGGACGTATTGATAACTTCCCATCTCAATTATCTGGTGGTGAGCAACAACGTGTCGCAATTGCACGTGCCTTGGCTAAGAATCCAAAGCTTCTATTGTGTGATGAACCAACAGGTGCTCTAGATTATGAGACCGGTAAGCAAGTGCTGACTCTGCTACAAGATGCAAGTCATAAGGATAATAAGACAGTTGTGATCATTACTCACAACTCGGCTCTAGCTGCTATGGCCGATAGAATTATCAGGATCAACGATGCCAAAGTACGCTCAGTTGAAGATAATTCAACTCCAACACCAGTACAAGATATTGAATGGTAG
- a CDS encoding M13 family metallopeptidase, with the protein MVNAKPADYKENLYLAVNGAWQEHAEIPADKPRTGGFMDLDEGVEKSLMKEFHEFANDEGKINDDLMLQAVKLYRLTNNVEHLNKFHHQPILKDIQKINDITSLQEFSDNLAELSKNGFPLPIDISIDADMKDTSKNVVYIGGASLILPDKTYYAKGNKSGEQLLAKFSEVATKLLSMIGYNLDDAKAIVQKALEFDKLLVPIVKGSEEWADYTKMYNPMPFDEYVTKSDSVDLSSQVTEQINDTPKMVIITEPRYLDNLNKIINEDTFENIKAWMMVNFLTGNASSLDEEFRQVIGEYNLALSGAKELQNRTKFAYHRAAGIFSQVVGVYYGKKYFGEDAKKDVRNMIKTMISIYEQRISDNTWLSEDTKKKAIVKLDKIEVKVGYPDKIDDIYNKISINENDSLYDNLREIRKIFIQDSLDQYHKSVDRTKWLMPGHMVNACYDPSRNDITFPAAILQAPFYSLDQTSSENFGGIGAVIAHEISHAFDNNGAQFDEFGNMNNWWTKEDYSKFTELTQSMIDEFNEVPFAGGKVNGKLVVSENVADVGGLRCALEAAKTEDDYDVKKFFINWARVWRLKATQEFNELLLSTDVHAPGPLRANVQAQNMDEFYPAFDVTKDDGMWLDEDKRVNIW; encoded by the coding sequence ATGGTAAATGCCAAGCCTGCTGATTATAAAGAAAATTTGTACTTAGCTGTAAATGGTGCTTGGCAAGAACACGCAGAAATACCTGCTGACAAACCTCGTACCGGTGGATTCATGGATCTTGACGAAGGTGTCGAGAAGTCACTTATGAAGGAATTCCACGAATTCGCAAATGATGAAGGAAAGATCAATGATGACCTAATGTTACAAGCCGTCAAACTATATCGTTTGACTAATAACGTTGAGCACCTTAATAAGTTCCATCATCAACCGATTCTAAAAGATATCCAAAAGATCAATGATATAACAAGCCTACAAGAATTCAGTGATAATCTGGCTGAACTCTCGAAGAATGGCTTCCCATTACCTATTGATATTTCAATTGATGCCGATATGAAAGATACATCCAAAAATGTAGTCTATATTGGTGGGGCAAGTTTGATTTTGCCTGATAAGACTTATTATGCTAAAGGAAATAAGTCTGGTGAGCAATTATTAGCTAAGTTCTCCGAAGTAGCAACAAAATTGCTATCAATGATTGGATATAACCTTGATGACGCCAAGGCAATTGTCCAAAAAGCGTTAGAGTTCGATAAGTTGTTGGTCCCTATTGTTAAAGGTTCAGAAGAGTGGGCAGATTATACTAAGATGTATAACCCAATGCCATTTGATGAATACGTTACTAAGTCAGATTCAGTCGACTTGTCATCTCAAGTAACAGAACAAATTAATGACACACCAAAGATGGTTATCATTACTGAACCTAGATATCTAGATAATTTGAATAAAATCATCAATGAAGATACTTTTGAAAATATCAAAGCTTGGATGATGGTCAACTTCTTAACTGGCAATGCATCTAGTCTAGATGAAGAGTTCCGTCAAGTTATTGGTGAGTATAATCTTGCCTTAAGTGGTGCTAAAGAATTACAAAACCGTACTAAGTTTGCTTATCACAGAGCTGCTGGCATTTTCAGCCAAGTAGTTGGTGTTTATTATGGTAAGAAGTACTTTGGTGAAGACGCTAAAAAAGACGTTCGTAATATGATTAAGACAATGATCTCAATTTACGAGCAACGAATCAGCGATAACACTTGGCTAAGTGAAGACACTAAGAAAAAGGCTATTGTTAAGTTAGATAAGATAGAAGTTAAAGTTGGTTATCCAGATAAGATTGATGATATTTACAATAAGATAAGTATTAATGAAAATGATTCATTGTATGATAACTTACGTGAAATCAGAAAAATCTTTATTCAAGATTCACTTGACCAATATCATAAGTCAGTTGACCGTACAAAGTGGCTGATGCCAGGACATATGGTCAACGCTTGTTACGATCCATCAAGGAATGATATCACATTCCCTGCAGCTATCTTGCAAGCACCATTTTATAGCTTGGATCAAACAAGTAGTGAGAATTTTGGTGGTATTGGAGCAGTTATCGCCCATGAAATCTCACATGCCTTTGATAACAACGGAGCTCAATTCGATGAGTTCGGTAATATGAATAATTGGTGGACCAAAGAAGATTATTCTAAGTTTACTGAGTTAACACAGAGCATGATTGACGAATTCAACGAAGTTCCATTTGCTGGCGGTAAAGTTAATGGTAAGTTAGTAGTGAGTGAAAACGTAGCCGACGTCGGTGGATTACGCTGTGCATTAGAAGCAGCCAAGACAGAAGACGATTATGATGTTAAAAAGTTCTTCATTAACTGGGCTCGCGTTTGGAGATTAAAAGCAACACAAGAATTCAACGAATTACTATTATCAACAGACGTACACGCACCAGGCCCATTACGTGCTAACGTACAAGCACAGAATATGGATGAATTCTACCCAGCCTTTGACGTTACAAAAGATGACGGTATGTGGCTCGATGAAGATAAGAGAGTTAATATCTGGTAA
- a CDS encoding Ig-like domain-containing protein — MRCKFKRIVAAILCAVTFFCLIKVTSTLSDGNFQLQYDVSAASAKTPTDPPIKIIGIWLTSGYDLQPDTDNYTTVNNPITLYTNAGRSIFSTLLSLTASPHYQWYSSTDGLIYSKVSSSNGGTDKNLTINPSTIGTKYYQLWTDWYTLVSWGLFDTTAYTNVINVHTLSDPINAKSMTVSSGSNYLYNNLTSSLSGLFTYPTADTTSMHTNTIPNNATGTVKWYSSDSSIASVDENTGVVSSNTDGKDGTVTIRGVYTNPDGTTLSDSTKIKVGGGLDDETTSVGDKATFTLQGSYSSAGNVSTSIEWHRVSADGKSDTVVSKGSSLSYTTAATTLSDDGTYYYAKVKVSQSDSTGKISTQTGQTNKAKLNVLTKGDPDISQKIELADTQTGADSDSVLNNVMTGDQLVLSDTLTNKSSTGTLANGKLVIPIRKGSTLQTVALDNTILMLKGTMINNSVNITQDYNSNKGYDEVILSSPTNSGSGSALNFDLNQKHTVEIFYKIAKVDTKETLTTAPTISGTNSDSENYSSNGPFTTINFATGGISLDPSDISFGSHLQQPGAKLFDRTKATNSPNNVLTVDDSRRGIDGKSQIQISSTPLYKKDTDNTNQVLDSDLRYYDPDGTYSSLADGSVVIESTASGSPLSSITWIPTAGLRLYLPNEPTSGSYTGTITWSAITSV, encoded by the coding sequence ATGAGGTGTAAATTCAAAAGAATTGTTGCAGCTATTTTGTGTGCTGTAACTTTTTTCTGTCTGATAAAGGTAACTTCTACTCTGTCTGATGGCAACTTCCAATTACAATACGATGTTTCAGCAGCTTCGGCTAAGACGCCAACTGACCCACCTATTAAGATCATAGGTATTTGGTTAACTTCTGGTTATGACTTACAGCCCGATACTGACAATTACACTACTGTCAATAATCCTATAACTCTATACACCAATGCTGGTCGTTCTATCTTCTCCACTCTACTGAGTCTCACGGCCAGTCCTCATTATCAATGGTATTCATCTACTGATGGCTTGATATACTCCAAAGTCTCATCTTCAAATGGAGGTACTGACAAAAATCTCACGATCAATCCTAGTACAATCGGTACGAAGTATTATCAGCTGTGGACTGATTGGTATACTTTGGTTTCTTGGGGATTATTTGATACTACAGCATATACTAATGTCATCAACGTTCATACCTTATCTGATCCAATCAATGCCAAGTCAATGACGGTAAGCTCTGGTAGTAACTATCTATACAACAACTTAACTTCAAGTTTGTCTGGATTATTTACCTATCCCACTGCTGATACTACTTCTATGCACACAAATACTATACCAAATAACGCTACCGGTACGGTCAAATGGTATAGTAGTGATTCTAGTATAGCAAGTGTGGACGAGAATACCGGTGTCGTCTCATCAAATACTGATGGCAAAGACGGTACTGTAACGATCCGTGGTGTCTACACTAATCCTGATGGTACGACTTTATCTGATAGTACGAAGATAAAAGTTGGTGGTGGTCTCGATGATGAGACTACAAGTGTTGGTGATAAGGCGACTTTCACACTGCAAGGTAGTTATTCATCTGCCGGAAATGTTTCAACATCGATTGAGTGGCACAGGGTTTCAGCCGATGGGAAAAGTGACACTGTTGTTAGTAAAGGAAGTAGCTTATCCTACACCACTGCTGCGACTACTCTAAGTGATGACGGAACTTACTATTATGCCAAGGTCAAAGTTTCACAGTCTGATAGTACTGGGAAAATTTCTACCCAAACTGGTCAGACTAACAAGGCCAAGTTGAATGTCTTAACTAAAGGTGACCCAGATATCTCACAAAAAATCGAGCTTGCTGATACACAGACTGGTGCTGACAGTGATTCAGTCTTAAACAACGTTATGACTGGTGATCAACTAGTCTTAAGTGACACTCTGACTAACAAAAGTAGCACTGGTACTTTGGCTAATGGTAAGTTGGTCATCCCCATTAGAAAAGGCTCAACACTACAGACTGTTGCCCTTGATAACACTATTCTTATGCTGAAGGGAACCATGATCAATAACAGCGTCAATATCACTCAAGATTACAATTCTAACAAAGGATATGATGAGGTGATTTTATCTAGTCCCACCAACAGTGGTAGTGGCAGTGCCTTGAATTTTGATCTCAATCAAAAACACACTGTCGAAATATTTTATAAGATAGCAAAAGTTGATACCAAAGAGACGCTGACGACAGCGCCTACAATCTCTGGTACCAACTCTGATAGTGAAAATTACAGTTCAAATGGTCCATTTACTACAATTAATTTTGCGACCGGTGGTATATCGTTAGATCCAAGTGATATTTCATTTGGATCACACCTACAACAACCCGGTGCCAAGTTATTCGATAGAACAAAGGCAACTAATTCTCCAAATAATGTATTAACGGTTGATGATAGTAGAAGAGGGATTGACGGTAAAAGTCAGATTCAAATCTCCTCAACCCCACTTTACAAAAAAGACACAGATAACACGAATCAAGTCCTTGATTCAGACTTGAGATATTACGATCCAGATGGAACGTATTCAAGTCTGGCAGATGGATCTGTTGTCATTGAAAGCACTGCATCTGGTAGTCCTTTGAGTTCGATCACTTGGATACCAACGGCCGGATTAAGATTATATCTTCCTAATGAACCAACGTCTGGCTCATACACAGGTACAATAACTTGGAGTGCCATCACCTCTGTATGA
- a CDS encoding MerR family transcriptional regulator: METKISEKQYRIGDFAQVTGLSSPTLRYYEKEGLIKPHRTDNGLRYYTDQDAGWIKFLLHLKSTGMTIEQLKKYVQWRAEGDSTIDKRVALLQEVHDNFEKEFAELQHSWTILNDKLDWYKGKVNGHIEDSESFARYLKRLNHQE; encoded by the coding sequence GTGGAAACGAAGATTTCTGAAAAACAATATAGAATTGGTGATTTTGCACAAGTAACTGGACTGAGCAGTCCGACACTTAGATATTATGAAAAAGAAGGCCTGATCAAGCCACATCGCACAGATAATGGCCTACGTTATTACACAGATCAGGATGCAGGATGGATCAAGTTCTTATTGCATTTAAAAAGTACCGGCATGACGATCGAACAACTCAAGAAATATGTACAATGGCGTGCCGAAGGTGATTCTACGATTGATAAGAGAGTCGCCTTGTTGCAAGAAGTGCATGATAATTTTGAAAAAGAATTCGCAGAATTACAACACAGTTGGACAATCTTAAATGACAAGTTGGATTGGTATAAAGGAAAAGTTAATGGACATATCGAAGATAGCGAGAGCTTTGCTAGATATTTGAAACGACTCAATCACCAAGAGTAG
- a CDS encoding carboxylate--amine ligase, producing MNVYGMARAFHELYGGVVDAYAGAQLAPTRYTEIINLTIYPGFAEDPVFIKKMREIAKKYENHDEPIILIGCGDGYAELISQHMEELSKTFICPYVGYDLLKSLNNKESFYKVADEHNLPHPLTKIITKAAYEDSDKSGLEVPFDFPVALKPANSVEWLDINFEGRKKAFTIHSNEEYMDIVSKIYDNGYNSDLILQDFIPGDDSNMRVLNAYVDKENHVKMMCLGHPILEDPTPQSIGNYVAIVPEFNQDVYDLVQKFLEDIEFTGFANFDMKYDARDKTFKFFEINLRQGRSSFFVTLNGYNLAKYVVEDYIEDSLDKQPTVYANKNKAQHKLWLGIPVKVFRKYAADNEASEYAEELIKQDRTGTTVFYDKDKSFKRWLLMTYMFHNYVKRFDKYFQANKGRDFKK from the coding sequence ATGAATGTATATGGTATGGCGCGTGCGTTCCATGAATTATATGGTGGTGTGGTTGATGCATATGCCGGTGCACAACTAGCACCCACACGTTATACAGAAATTATAAATTTGACTATTTATCCTGGATTTGCAGAAGATCCTGTTTTTATTAAAAAAATGCGTGAAATTGCCAAGAAATATGAGAATCATGACGAACCAATCATTTTGATCGGTTGTGGGGATGGATACGCTGAACTAATCAGTCAACACATGGAAGAATTGTCCAAGACATTTATCTGTCCATACGTTGGTTATGATTTACTTAAGTCATTGAACAACAAAGAAAGCTTCTATAAAGTTGCCGATGAACATAATCTTCCACATCCATTGACTAAGATAATCACTAAAGCTGCTTATGAGGACTCAGACAAGTCTGGCCTTGAAGTACCTTTTGATTTTCCAGTTGCCTTGAAACCAGCCAACAGTGTTGAATGGTTGGATATTAATTTTGAGGGTAGGAAAAAGGCTTTCACTATTCATTCGAATGAAGAATATATGGATATAGTAAGCAAGATTTATGATAATGGTTATAATTCTGATCTTATTCTTCAGGACTTTATACCAGGTGATGATTCTAACATGCGTGTTTTAAATGCATATGTTGATAAAGAAAATCACGTTAAAATGATGTGTTTGGGACATCCAATCTTGGAAGACCCAACACCCCAATCAATTGGTAACTATGTAGCAATCGTTCCAGAATTCAATCAAGATGTTTATGACTTAGTTCAAAAATTCTTGGAAGATATTGAGTTCACTGGATTTGCTAACTTTGACATGAAATATGATGCACGTGATAAGACATTTAAGTTCTTCGAAATAAATCTTCGTCAAGGTAGAAGTAGCTTCTTTGTTACATTGAATGGCTATAATCTTGCTAAATACGTAGTTGAAGATTATATTGAAGATAGTCTAGATAAACAGCCTACAGTTTATGCTAACAAGAATAAGGCGCAACACAAGTTGTGGCTTGGTATACCTGTTAAAGTCTTCAGAAAATACGCAGCTGACAATGAAGCCAGTGAGTATGCTGAAGAATTAATTAAGCAAGACCGTACCGGTACTACTGTTTTCTATGACAAGGACAAGTCCTTCAAACGTTGGTTGTTAATGACTTATATGTTCCACAATTATGTGAAACGTTTTGATAAGTACTTCCAAGCAAATAAAGGACGCGACTTCAAAAAATAG
- the mazE gene encoding type II toxin-antitoxin system PemI/MazE family antitoxin, which produces MIIKAHKQGNSMMITLPSFLKVEEGTSFEPRMLENGTIELVPTTKNPSSMKELFKNWNGKYNPDPEMKDWDNINPSGNEIM; this is translated from the coding sequence ATGATAATAAAAGCACATAAACAAGGAAATTCGATGATGATTACTTTACCAAGCTTTTTAAAAGTAGAAGAAGGAACCAGCTTTGAACCCAGAATGTTAGAAAATGGAACTATTGAGCTTGTGCCTACCACAAAGAATCCTAGTTCAATGAAAGAACTTTTCAAAAATTGGAATGGAAAATATAACCCGGATCCTGAAATGAAAGACTGGGATAATATTAACCCGTCAGGAAACGAAATAATGTAA
- a CDS encoding FtsX-like permease family protein: protein MKPLTRNMYRDIGKSKGRFIAIILIIMLGVLTFVGVKAAGPSLNDSLDKTVTAKKLSDIQVISTTGFTKKDIDLAQKTKGAKAETVKYKQVTGGKSHVAISLYGYKKANNQNQLIVRSGRLPKNNSEIILDQVAKTKYNYKLGDKFTFDKSADLKSRTYKVVGFASSPQYIDNESRGSSNVGDGTVRMFAYIYDKQMNLPFATELNVRFKSLQAKNTFTNSYKDAVDDKVDSLKARFKNRASTRTKSLLGDNLSVINSQQEQLDQAKSQLQQAKSLGSDVTSQEQTLNAQQAKLTAAKKKLQEQTKTTYTWQTREDLPGFSDYGESSDRIAAIANVFPVFFFLIAALITFTTITRMIEEARGQIGTFKALGYTKWEIAKNYFYYALAAGLIGTIMGAVIGNESLPRIVLALYKQYIPLTWDVKFQWVYALLALAFSLIATVAAAMIVVRQELSEGPADLMRPKAPKSAKKILLERIKPLWNHLSFNRKVSYRNLFRFKSRMFMTIIGIAGGTALILTGFGIQNSIGASGTRQYNEIFNYQAVVRLTKNNQTKKALKVLNDSKQYRSSTAISATTGKVFANGKNVDDVNIYTPENKDFSKYIHLENTKKNKTIKLKDNEVVLTKKMANTLNVKAGDSIKINTTNNKGGKIKVSAVTQNFVGHFMYLNKETYNQLFKTQPKVNTLLVNLSTQTNKQRNSLANKLLNHGGVVGTSYTYDQQSTIAKMTSSLKPIVLIFILLSGVLSFVVLYNLTNINVSERIRELSTIKVLGFYNNEVTMYIVRENIILTIMGIIVGYGVGNLLTAYILNQASTPLVIFPLTISVIGYIVATVLMILFTMIVMLITHQKLKGIDMIGALKSNE from the coding sequence TTGAAACCATTGACTAGAAATATGTACAGAGATATCGGCAAGTCAAAAGGAAGATTCATTGCTATTATCCTGATCATCATGCTTGGTGTTTTGACCTTTGTCGGTGTCAAAGCAGCAGGTCCCAGTTTGAACGATTCCTTAGATAAGACGGTCACAGCTAAGAAGTTATCTGATATTCAAGTTATATCAACGACTGGATTTACCAAGAAAGATATAGATTTGGCTCAGAAGACTAAGGGTGCCAAAGCTGAAACTGTCAAATACAAACAAGTCACTGGAGGCAAAAGTCACGTAGCCATTTCCTTATATGGATATAAAAAAGCTAATAATCAAAATCAATTAATTGTTAGAAGTGGACGTTTACCCAAGAATAATAGTGAAATAATTTTGGATCAAGTTGCTAAAACCAAATATAATTATAAACTTGGTGACAAGTTCACTTTTGATAAATCAGCTGACTTGAAGTCACGGACTTACAAAGTGGTCGGATTCGCTAGTTCGCCACAATATATTGATAATGAGTCTCGTGGTTCTAGTAATGTAGGTGATGGAACTGTCAGAATGTTTGCTTATATTTATGATAAACAGATGAACTTACCATTTGCCACAGAGCTTAATGTTAGATTCAAGAGTTTACAAGCTAAGAATACCTTTACGAATAGTTATAAAGATGCTGTAGATGATAAGGTGGATTCTTTAAAGGCTCGATTCAAAAATCGTGCTTCAACACGAACTAAGAGTCTACTTGGTGACAACTTGTCTGTGATCAATTCACAACAAGAACAACTAGATCAAGCTAAGTCACAACTACAACAAGCCAAGTCCTTGGGAAGTGATGTTACTTCTCAAGAACAGACATTGAATGCACAACAAGCTAAGTTAACAGCGGCCAAAAAGAAATTGCAGGAACAGACCAAGACAACTTATACTTGGCAGACAAGAGAGGACTTACCGGGATTCTCAGACTATGGTGAATCTTCAGATAGAATCGCTGCTATAGCCAATGTCTTCCCAGTCTTCTTCTTCTTAATCGCGGCCTTGATAACATTCACTACAATTACAAGAATGATCGAAGAAGCTCGTGGTCAAATCGGTACATTCAAAGCACTAGGTTATACCAAGTGGGAGATAGCTAAGAACTACTTCTACTATGCCTTAGCCGCAGGATTGATCGGGACGATTATGGGGGCGGTGATTGGTAATGAGTCATTACCAAGGATCGTTCTAGCACTTTATAAACAGTACATACCACTGACGTGGGATGTTAAATTCCAGTGGGTCTATGCTTTACTAGCATTGGCTTTCTCACTTATTGCTACTGTGGCAGCGGCGATGATCGTTGTCAGACAAGAGTTGTCAGAAGGACCAGCTGACTTGATGCGACCTAAAGCTCCTAAGTCAGCTAAGAAGATTCTTTTGGAGAGAATCAAACCTTTGTGGAATCATCTTAGTTTCAATCGCAAAGTTAGTTATCGTAATTTGTTTAGATTCAAGTCAAGAATGTTTATGACGATCATTGGTATAGCTGGTGGTACGGCATTGATATTGACTGGATTCGGTATTCAAAACTCAATCGGAGCCAGTGGAACTCGCCAATATAATGAGATATTCAACTATCAGGCAGTTGTCAGATTAACAAAAAATAATCAGACGAAAAAGGCTCTGAAAGTTCTAAATGACAGTAAACAATATCGTAGTAGTACCGCTATAAGTGCTACAACTGGTAAGGTTTTCGCCAATGGTAAAAACGTTGACGATGTGAATATTTATACTCCTGAGAATAAGGACTTTTCTAAATATATTCATCTTGAGAATACTAAGAAAAACAAAACAATCAAGTTAAAAGATAATGAAGTGGTTTTGACTAAGAAGATGGCTAATACCTTGAATGTCAAGGCTGGTGACAGTATAAAAATTAATACCACTAATAATAAAGGTGGAAAAATCAAAGTTTCAGCTGTAACTCAAAACTTTGTCGGTCATTTTATGTACCTCAATAAAGAGACCTATAACCAACTGTTCAAAACTCAGCCTAAGGTTAATACCTTGTTGGTCAATCTATCAACGCAGACTAATAAACAGCGCAATAGTTTGGCCAATAAGCTATTGAATCATGGTGGAGTGGTCGGAACTAGTTATACATATGATCAACAATCAACAATTGCTAAGATGACATCGTCATTGAAGCCGATCGTCTTGATATTCATTCTCTTGTCAGGTGTATTGTCATTTGTCGTCTTGTATAATTTGACCAATATCAACGTCTCAGAACGAATCAGAGAATTATCGACTATCAAAGTTCTAGGATTTTATAATAATGAAGTTACCATGTATATCGTTCGTGAGAATATAATCTTGACGATCATGGGAATTATTGTAGGTTATGGAGTTGGTAATCTATTAACAGCGTATATTTTGAATCAAGCCTCAACGCCACTAGTCATCTTCCCATTAACGATAAGCGTTATCGGCTATATTGTGGCGACAGTATTGATGATACTATTCACGATGATCGTCATGTTGATAACACATCAAAAACTAAAGGGTATCGATATGATTGGTGCATTGAAGTCGAACGAATAA